From Neomonachus schauinslandi chromosome 12, ASM220157v2, whole genome shotgun sequence, the proteins below share one genomic window:
- the NXPH1 gene encoding neurexophilin-1, whose protein sequence is MQAACWYVLLLLQPTIYLVTCANLTNGGKSELLKSGSSKSTLKHIWTESSKDLSISRLLSQTFRGKENDTDLDLRYDTPEPYSEQDLWDWLRNSTDLQEPRPRAKRRPIVKTGKFKKMFGWGDFHSNIKTVKLNLLITGKIVDHGNGTFSVYFRHNSTGQGNVSVSLVPPTKIVEFDLAQQTVIDAKDSKSFNCRIEYEKVDKATKNTLCNYDPSKTCYQEQTQSHVSWLCSKPFKVICIYISFYSTDYKLVQKVCPDYNYHSDTPYFPSG, encoded by the coding sequence GTCACATGTGCCAATTTAACAAATGGTGGAAAGTCAGAACTTCTAAAATCAGGAAGCAGCAAATCCACACTAAAGCACATATGGACAGAAAGCAGCAAAGACTTGTCTATCAGCCGACTCCTGTCACAGACTTTTCGTGGCAAAGAAAATGATACAGATTTAGACCTGCGATATGATACCCCAGAACCTTATTCTGAGCAAGACCTTTGGGACTGGCTGAGGAACTCCACAGACCTCCAAGAGCCTCGGCCCAGGGCCAAGCGAAGGCCCATTGTTAAGACGGGCaagtttaagaaaatgtttgGATGGGGTGATTTTCATTCCAACATCAAAACAGTGAAGCTAAACCTGTTGATAACTGGGAAAATTGTAGATCACGGCAATGGGACATTTAGTGTTTATTTCAGGCATAATTCCACCGGTCAAGGGAATGTATCTGTCAGCTTGGTGCCCCCTACAAAAATAGTGGAATTCGACTTGGCACAACAAACCGTGATTGATGCCAAAGATTCCAAGTCCTTTAACTGTCGCATTGAATATGAAAAGGTTGACAAGGCTACCAAGAACACACTCTGCAACTATGATCCTTCAAAAACCTGTTACCAGGAGCAGACCCAAAGTCATGTATCCTGGCTCTGCTCCAAGCCCTTTAAGGTGATCtgtatttacatttccttttataGTACAGATTATAAACTAGTACAGAAAGTGTGCCCCGACTACAACTACCACAGTGACACACCTTACTTCCCCTCCGGATGA